The following are encoded in a window of Chloroflexota bacterium genomic DNA:
- a CDS encoding DnaD domain protein, whose product MSQFSGFPARMEFTPIPNYFLNAVLPQIDDVWELKTTLHVLAALYRKRGYPRFVTYRELLGNDGLMKSLKGGEEAPEELLRRALQMASQRGTFTHITLDKDGSAEDIYLINTESDRKTAARIESGELKLSGLKAVERTHVELEEQPDIFTLYEQNVGMLTPIIADELREAEKLYPASWIRDAIKEAVARNKRNIRYIGRILERWSAEGKTDGTYQRVSKTDPDKYIKGKYGHMVRR is encoded by the coding sequence ATGAGCCAGTTCAGCGGATTTCCAGCCAGAATGGAATTTACTCCCATCCCCAATTATTTCCTCAATGCCGTGCTGCCCCAGATTGATGATGTCTGGGAACTGAAAACAACCCTGCATGTGCTGGCAGCGCTCTACCGCAAAAGGGGCTATCCCCGCTTTGTCACCTACCGTGAGTTGCTGGGGAATGACGGACTGATGAAAAGCCTGAAAGGCGGGGAGGAAGCGCCGGAGGAGTTACTGCGCCGGGCGTTGCAGATGGCCAGCCAGCGGGGAACCTTCACGCATATTACTCTGGACAAGGACGGGTCGGCTGAAGATATTTATCTTATCAATACTGAATCGGACCGAAAAACCGCCGCCAGGATAGAAAGCGGTGAACTCAAGTTGAGCGGACTCAAGGCCGTCGAGAGAACCCATGTTGAGCTTGAGGAACAGCCGGATATCTTCACCCTGTATGAGCAGAATGTCGGAATGCTCACGCCGATAATCGCCGACGAACTGCGCGAGGCGGAAAAATTGTACCCGGCGAGCTGGATAAGAGACGCTATCAAGGAGGCGGTAGCACGGAACAAACGAAACATCCGGTACATTGGGCGCATTCTGGAACGGTGGTCGGCCGAAGGGAAAACCGATGGAACATATCAGCGAGTTTCTAAGACAGACCCGGATAAATACATCAAGGGAAAATACGGACATATGGTCCGACGTTGA
- the dnaB gene encoding replicative DNA helicase, whose amino-acid sequence MYNDKLPPHDIDAEEAIIGSLLIDGTTIYKIATVLSKADFYHERNQWLYEACQGLYERNEAINQITVAQELARRDKLEVVGGAAFLSHLISVCPTPLDIEHYAQIVYRLSIMRGLIGAADRIARVGYEAGPDVDTSLSQAEDILFRLRHGHGERDFVHIRQVLDRYFEAAPPPEEEGRAREQMPYVLSNFVGLDEFLGGFQRSDLVIIAGRPSMGKTSLGLSIARNVAVEQKACVALFSLEMARDSIVLRFLASESGVNSRRVRFGLHTEDEERRIMEATGVLSESDIFMDDSPQLRVVEMRSKARRLHFERGLDLIIVDYLQLMQGDGRGENRVQEISYISRSLKALARELNVPVIAVSQLSRAVEWRASHIPQLADLRESGSIEQDADVVIFIYRDEYYHSVEEWQLQHPDREYPREEADIIVAKNRNGPTGQIKLRFRRNLATFYNYEYPVSSEEPTLL is encoded by the coding sequence GTGTATAACGATAAGTTACCTCCTCATGACATTGACGCTGAGGAGGCCATCATTGGCTCACTGCTCATCGATGGCACGACGATTTATAAAATCGCCACGGTTTTGAGTAAGGCAGACTTCTACCATGAACGTAACCAGTGGCTTTATGAGGCCTGCCAAGGGCTGTACGAACGCAATGAGGCAATTAACCAGATAACCGTGGCACAGGAGCTGGCCAGGCGGGACAAACTGGAGGTAGTTGGTGGCGCCGCCTTCCTGAGCCATCTGATTTCCGTATGTCCAACACCGCTGGATATCGAGCACTACGCCCAGATTGTCTATCGGCTCTCCATTATGCGGGGCCTTATCGGTGCTGCCGACCGGATTGCCCGTGTCGGCTATGAGGCTGGCCCGGATGTTGACACCAGCTTGAGCCAGGCGGAGGACATTCTGTTCCGACTGCGCCACGGACATGGTGAGCGTGACTTCGTTCATATCCGTCAGGTTCTGGACCGGTATTTTGAAGCGGCTCCACCGCCGGAGGAAGAAGGTCGTGCCCGTGAGCAGATGCCCTATGTGCTTTCCAACTTCGTCGGCCTCGACGAATTTCTGGGCGGGTTTCAGCGCTCCGACCTGGTTATCATTGCCGGCCGACCCAGCATGGGAAAGACAAGTTTGGGCCTCAGTATTGCCCGGAATGTGGCTGTAGAGCAGAAAGCATGTGTGGCGCTGTTCAGCCTGGAAATGGCCAGGGACTCGATCGTCCTGCGCTTTCTGGCCAGTGAATCCGGGGTGAATTCGCGGCGGGTCAGGTTCGGTCTTCACACCGAGGACGAGGAAAGGCGTATCATGGAAGCCACCGGCGTCCTTTCCGAATCGGACATCTTCATGGATGACTCTCCACAGCTAAGGGTGGTGGAAATGCGCAGTAAGGCCAGACGGCTCCACTTCGAGCGGGGCCTGGACCTGATTATCGTTGATTACCTGCAGCTGATGCAGGGTGACGGGCGGGGTGAAAACCGCGTTCAGGAAATCAGTTACATCTCCCGTTCCCTTAAAGCGCTGGCCCGCGAGCTGAATGTACCGGTAATTGCAGTATCGCAGCTCAGTAGGGCGGTGGAATGGCGGGCATCACATATTCCGCAGCTGGCCGACCTCAGGGAAAGCGGCAGCATTGAGCAGGATGCTGATGTGGTGATATTCATCTACCGTGATGAATACTATCACAGCGTGGAGGAGTGGCAGTTGCAGCATCCCGACCGCGAGTACCCGCGGGAGGAAGCCGACATCATCGTGGCCAAAAATCGAAATGGCCCTACCGGGCAGATAAAGCTGCGATTTCGACGCAACCTGGCCACGTTCTACAACTATGAATACCCGGTGAGTAGCGAAGAGCCGACGTTGCTATGA
- a CDS encoding ATP-binding protein yields MEHISEFLRQTRINTSRENTDIWSDVEEAPSPSASCPICKGAGVVHPRLPSGKPDFTRVVPCRCVKKELDDERLTRLKRYSNLGTLTGFTFENLEPQGRSGKSKNQEQFRWVYEAAKAFATDPKGWLVLIGPSGSGKTHLVAAIANECVNHGFPAFYVTTPDLLDHLRAAFNPSSEIPYDEFFDQVRNAPLLVLDDFGVQTSTPWAREKLDQLLTYRFNSKLPTVIVPIVPLEQIDERWQTRLTDRELSKVCVIEEKQPVSLDYTWGAEFQLQKSMTFDNFDQRRVNLPMEQRENLESAYRLAFEFAKSPDGWVVFMGETGCGKTHLAAAIVNYWYQANKPALFIVVPEFLDHLRSTFSPESKISFDQLFEKVKTAPLLVLDDFGEQTTTPWVREKLYQVINYRYNSRLPMIITTRYSLQEINENIEGSISSRLMDPKISTPFNITVPDYRGDNASQKRAPRRERRSR; encoded by the coding sequence ATGGAACATATCAGCGAGTTTCTAAGACAGACCCGGATAAATACATCAAGGGAAAATACGGACATATGGTCCGACGTTGAAGAAGCCCCTTCCCCAAGCGCTAGCTGTCCCATCTGCAAGGGTGCCGGGGTAGTCCACCCGCGTTTGCCTTCGGGAAAGCCGGATTTCACCCGGGTTGTGCCCTGCCGGTGCGTGAAAAAGGAGCTCGATGACGAGCGTCTGACCCGTCTGAAGCGGTACAGCAACCTGGGAACGCTAACCGGGTTCACCTTCGAAAACCTGGAGCCACAGGGTAGAAGCGGGAAGTCGAAGAACCAGGAGCAGTTCAGGTGGGTCTACGAGGCAGCGAAAGCGTTCGCCACTGACCCGAAAGGGTGGCTGGTTCTTATCGGGCCCAGCGGGAGCGGCAAGACGCACCTGGTGGCGGCCATTGCCAACGAGTGCGTCAATCATGGTTTCCCCGCTTTTTACGTAACGACCCCTGACCTTCTCGACCACCTGCGCGCCGCCTTCAATCCCAGCAGCGAAATTCCCTATGATGAATTCTTTGACCAGGTACGAAATGCGCCGCTGTTAGTACTGGACGATTTCGGGGTTCAGACCAGCACACCGTGGGCCAGGGAAAAGCTTGACCAGTTGCTGACATACCGCTTTAACAGCAAGCTGCCTACGGTGATTGTACCCATCGTTCCGCTGGAGCAGATAGATGAAAGGTGGCAGACCCGTCTGACCGACCGTGAACTGAGCAAAGTCTGCGTCATTGAAGAAAAGCAGCCTGTATCTCTGGACTATACCTGGGGAGCGGAATTTCAACTCCAGAAGAGCATGACCTTCGATAATTTTGACCAGAGACGGGTCAACCTGCCAATGGAGCAGCGCGAAAATCTGGAGTCGGCGTACCGGCTGGCATTTGAATTCGCCAAATCACCCGATGGTTGGGTAGTTTTTATGGGTGAAACTGGCTGCGGTAAGACCCATCTGGCCGCGGCTATCGTCAATTACTGGTATCAGGCGAACAAACCGGCGCTATTCATCGTGGTCCCCGAGTTCCTGGACCACCTGCGCTCGACGTTCAGCCCGGAGAGCAAGATTTCTTTTGACCAGCTTTTTGAAAAAGTGAAAACGGCACCCCTGCTGGTACTTGATGATTTCGGGGAACAGACCACCACCCCTTGGGTGAGGGAAAAACTGTACCAGGTAATCAACTACCGGTACAACTCGCGCCTGCCCATGATAATTACCACGCGCTACTCACTACAGGAAATCAACGAAAATATCGAGGGCTCGATAAGCTCGCGATTGATGGACCCCAAAATCAGCACGCCATTCAATATCACCGTCCCGGACTATCGGGGTGATAACGCCAGCCAGAAAAGAGCTCCCCGCCGGGAGCGGAGAAGCCGTTAG